The proteins below come from a single Zonotrichia leucophrys gambelii isolate GWCS_2022_RI chromosome 3, RI_Zleu_2.0, whole genome shotgun sequence genomic window:
- the SLC30A6 gene encoding zinc transporter 6 produces MGTIHLFRKSQRSLVGKLTHEFRLVAADRRSWKILLFGAINLICIGFLLMWCSSTNSIALTAYTYLTIFDLFSLITCLISYWVMMKKPSPIYSFGFERFEVLAVFASTVLAQLGALFILKESAERFLEQPEIHTGRLLVGTFVALFFNLFTMLSIKNKPFAYVSEAASTSWLQEHVADLSRSICGIIPGLSSIFLPRMNPFVLIDIAGALALCITYMLIEINNYFAVDTASAIAIALMTFGTMYPMSVYSGKVLLQTTPPHVIGQLDKLLREVSTLDGVLEVRNEHFWTLGFGTLAGSVHVRIRRDANEQMVLAHVTNRLYTLVSTLTVQIFKDDWIRPTLSSVPIANNILNLSDHHVIPMPSLKAADNLSPVTSTPAKPSIPPPEFSFNTPGKNVSPVILLNTQTKPYGLGFNHGSAPYSSVLSQGLAIPGIGAAQGFRTGFANVPGRYGTNARGQPRP; encoded by the exons ATG gggACAATACACCTGTTCCGCAAATCACAGAGATCATTGGTTGGAAAGTTAACACATGAATTTAGGTTGGTTGCAGCAGACAGAAGG TCCTGGAAGATTTTACTGTTTGGTGCTATAAATTTAATATGTATTGGCTTCCTGCTCATGTGGTGCAGCTCTACAAACAGCATAG CTTTAACTGCTTACACATATTTGACAATCTTTGACCTTTTCAG tttgataACATGTCTAATAAGCTACTGGGTAATGATGAAGAAACCCAGCCCAATCTATTCATTTGG GTTTGAAAGGTTTGAAGTTCTAGCTGTATTTGCGTCTACCGTTCTGGCACAGCTTGGTGCTCTTTTTATACTGAAAGAAAG TGCGGAGCGGTttctggagcagcctgagatACACAc GGGACGACTCCTGGTTGGTACTTTCGTGGCTCTCTTTTTCAACTTATTTACAATGCTTTCCATTAAGAATAAGCCTTTTGCTTATGTCTCTGAAG ctgccagcacaagTTGGCTTCAGGAACATGTTGCAGATCTTAGTAGAAG TATTTGTGGAATCATCCCAGGATTGAGTAGCATCTTTCTGCCACGGATGAACCCTTTTGTCTTGATTGATATTGCTGGAGCTCTGGCTCTTTGCATTACATACATGCTCATTGAAATCAA CAATTATTTTGCTGTGGACACAGCCTCTGCTATAGCAATTGCTTTGATGACATTTGGTACCATGTATCCCATGAGTGTCTACAGTGGGAAAGTTCTACTCCAG ACAACCCCACCTCATGTGATTGGCCAGTTAGATAAACTTCTTAGAGAG GTTTCAACTTTGGATGGTGTGTTGGAAGTTCGAAATGAGCACTTCTGGACGTTAGGTTTTGGCACTTTG GCTGGATCGGTCCATGTCCGAATTCGGAGAGATGCAAATGAGCAAATGGTCCTTGCCCATGTCACTAACAGATTATACACATTGGTCTCTACCTTGACTGTTCAGATTTTCAAAGATGACTGGATCAGACCTACCTTATCATCTGTGCCTATTGCAAACAACATTCTGAACCTTTCGGATCATCACGTTATTCCAATGCCGTCTTTGAAAGCTGCTGACAATTTGAGCCCTGTTACCTCCACTCCAGCTAAGCCCAGCATTCCACCaccagaattttcttttaacacaCCAGGCAAAAATGTGAGTCCAGTCATCCTTCTAAACACTCAGACAAAGCCCTATGGATTGGGCTTTAATCATGGATCTGCACCCTACAGCAGTGTACTCAGTCAAGGACTTGCAATACCGGGAATTGGAGCAGCTCAAGGATTCAGAACTGGTTTTGCAAATGTGCCAGGCAGATATGGAACAAACGCTCGTGGTCAGCCCCGACCATAA